A segment of the Desulfurococcus mucosus DSM 2162 genome:
CTCAAACCCCTGGTCAAGAGGAGATTGTGAACGCTCTGAGCGATAAGCGATACGAGATCATAGGCTTGTTTGGTCCAACGGGCTCGGGGAAAAGCCTTATAAGCATACTGTACGGCGTGGACTCCGTGCTCAACAACAGGTATAAGCGCTTCATAATCTCACGCCCCCTCATAGATGTTGTGTCAGGCAAGGAGCTCACGGCAGCAGACCTCGGTGACTCCTACTACCAGTTAGCGTCCTCCTACATACAGGATATAACATCCGGGGTCGTTGAGTGGAGCCTTATAAGGGAGTTAATGGAGAAGGGCTTGATAGTTATAGCTGACTCACACTACCTGCGCGGAAGAACATTCGACGACTCCATCATATTCCTCGACGACGCCCAGAGCATACCGGTGGAGAGCGCTATTGAGATAGTTATGAGGATAGGGAGGAACAGCAGGCTCATCATAGCAGGCGACCCAGTCTTCCAGAGGACTGTGGGAAGCAGGGATTCCGCAAGCATGCTAAGGGAGATCCTCCTCGGAGAGGACTCCGCCAAGGTCATAGACCTAGGGCTCAAAGACATAGTGAGACCCGGGGCCCGGAGAGGGATAAAACTCCTACTTGAATCCAGGATGAGGGCCAGAGTACTCAACGAGGCTGAGAAACAGGTAATCGACGCAGCGAGGGTACGGGCACCGGACGCCGACATAGTCACCGTGGTAGAGTTCGTGGAGTTGAAGAAGCACCATGGAATCACCGGGGAAGGATCACCGGACGCCGTGATAATAGTTAAGGAGGGATACATTGGGAGACTTGTCGGTAAAGGCGGCGAAAGAATAACCGGGATCGAGAAGGACACTGGATACAGGCTCAGGGCAGTTGAGTTATCCCTAGACTTCAAGCCGTTGATCAGAGCCATACATCCAGTGAGCTGGATACACAAGCATATAGTGGATGCAGACTTCGCAGGCCCCAACCTCGCTGTCAAGGTGACTAGTGAAGGCTACGGGGCCTTCGTGGGGCAGAAGGGCTCCCATATACGGTTCCTAGAGGACGTTATGAAGAAGCTGCTGGGCGTTGGAGTCAGAGCATATGAGGTGGAAGCTAAGGAGGAGAAGAAACGGAAGAAGTGAGGCGGCGACGGCTTAACCAGATAGCTA
Coding sequences within it:
- a CDS encoding PhoH family protein, producing MATNVFGKISPQTPGQEEIVNALSDKRYEIIGLFGPTGSGKSLISILYGVDSVLNNRYKRFIISRPLIDVVSGKELTAADLGDSYYQLASSYIQDITSGVVEWSLIRELMEKGLIVIADSHYLRGRTFDDSIIFLDDAQSIPVESAIEIVMRIGRNSRLIIAGDPVFQRTVGSRDSASMLREILLGEDSAKVIDLGLKDIVRPGARRGIKLLLESRMRARVLNEAEKQVIDAARVRAPDADIVTVVEFVELKKHHGITGEGSPDAVIIVKEGYIGRLVGKGGERITGIEKDTGYRLRAVELSLDFKPLIRAIHPVSWIHKHIVDADFAGPNLAVKVTSEGYGAFVGQKGSHIRFLEDVMKKLLGVGVRAYEVEAKEEKKRKK